The genomic window ATATCCATGATCCAAAACTGGCCTCCGCAGGCCGTCAGCGTATTCTTTGGGCCGACCGTAACATGCCCGTTCTCAAACGGATCCGTGAACGGTTTGATAAAGAAAAGCCGCTCGATGGTTATACAATAGGCGCCTGTCTCCACGTTACGACAGAGACGGCCAACCTCATGCGCACATTGAAGGCGGGAGGCGCCAGGGTTCTGCTTTGCGCCAGCAATCCCCTCAGCACGCAGGATTCCACCGCGGCGAGTCTGGTTGAGGATTATGGCATCGAAGTATTTGCTATCCGAGGCGAAGACCGAGACACCTATTATAAACATATACAATCGGTTATTTCCGCGGGATGTCATGTCACGATGGATGACGGCGCGGATGTCGTCAGCACACTTCACAGCGACGGGGCCAAGTATGCCGCGTCGGTTCTAGGGGGCACCGAAGAGACAACAACGGGTGTGATCCGTCTTCGGAGCATGGAGAAGGACAGCGTTCTGAAGTACCCGATCATCGCCGTGAATGATGCGATTACCAAACATTTCTTCGACAATCGTTACGGCACCGGGCAATCGACAATCGACGGCGTCCTGCGGGCCACTAATATGCTCATCGCCGGATCGACGGTGGTCGTGGCCGGATATGGCTGGTGCGGACGGGGTTTGGCCTATAAAGCCCGTGGGATGGGGGGGCATGTTATCGTCACCGAGGTCGATCCGTTCCGGGCCTTGGAAGCCTCGATGGACGGATTCCGCGTTCTCCCGATGAAAGCGGCTGCGCCGATCGGGGATCTCTTTGTCACGGTGACCGGGGATTGTTCTGTTATCCGGAAAGAACATTTTGAAATGATGAAAGACGGCGCCGTGGTTGCCAACTCAGGCCATTTCGATGTTGAACTTGATCTTGTGCAACTCGGCGAGATGGCGGTAAAAAGAGAAATGGCTCGTCCACTTGTTGAGGGAATGACCCTTGCCAATGGAAGAACGATCTTTGTTCTTGCTGAGGGGCGGTTGGTCA from Candidatus Eisenbacteria bacterium includes these protein-coding regions:
- the ahcY gene encoding adenosylhomocysteinase is translated as MNCDIHDPKLASAGRQRILWADRNMPVLKRIRERFDKEKPLDGYTIGACLHVTTETANLMRTLKAGGARVLLCASNPLSTQDSTAASLVEDYGIEVFAIRGEDRDTYYKHIQSVISAGCHVTMDDGADVVSTLHSDGAKYAASVLGGTEETTTGVIRLRSMEKDSVLKYPIIAVNDAITKHFFDNRYGTGQSTIDGVLRATNMLIAGSTVVVAGYGWCGRGLAYKARGMGGHVIVTEVDPFRALEASMDGFRVLPMKAAAPIGDLFVTVTGDCSVIRKEHFEMMKDGAVVANSGHFDVELDLVQLGEMAVKREMARPLVEGMTLANGRTIFVLAEGRLVNLSAAEGHPACVMDMSFANQSLSAEYIIKNHEKLERKVYPVPKEMDRYIASLKLETLGIEIDTLTPEQVKYLSSWDMGT